The sequence below is a genomic window from Methylophilus sp. DW102.
ATTCAGAACTTTGCACAGGCTAAGCGCAATAAACTCCAAGGTCGGGTGTTGCTCATTGAAGATAGTCCGTCTCTTTCTCAAGTCTATGGCGAGCGATTAGCAAGCATCGGGCTTGATTGCGAATTTTGTGTCGATGCTGAAGGCGCGATTCAGCGCATCAGCGACAACAATTACGATTTGGTGATTACAGACTTCAGCTTAGCCGGGATAGGCGATGGATTCTCCGTGATTAGCGCAATAAGAAATTCTCATGATGCGGCCAAGTCACGTATTCCGATATTGGCTATTTCAGGCTTAAATAGTCCTGCACGGCGAACACAATTGCTACTCAATGGTGCAAATGACTTTTACTCAAAAGACTCGTCTTTGGAGGAGTTTGAAATCAGGGTCAAGCATTTGCTGGAGAGCTATCAACTATTGCTCACATATGAGATGCAATATCAAACCATGCAATCACTGGCAACGCATGATGCATTGACCAAGTTATATAACAGACATTATTTGCGTGATGTACAGCAGCAAGTCATTTCTGAAGCCTATATGTCTTCCAAACCATTGGCGCTAATCGTGGCAGATGTTGATTTTTTTAAACAGATCAACGATACCTATGGCCATAAGATTGGCGATGAGGTATTAGCTGCGGCCGGTGCTTTATTTGCAAATTTCTTTGCGAGTGAACTGTGCTTTCGTATTGGTGGGGAAGAGTTTTTAGTGATTTTGAAAAATACAACAACGTTAGCGGCCAGTCAGTATGCACAAGGCTTTTGCGACTACTTTGCGAATCAACATTTATCCGGTTTGAATGTCACGATCAGTGCTGGTGTTGCCTCGTATGAGTATGGAGACGATTTTGAACATCTCTTTGCGCGTGCGGATGATGCGTTAAGCAAAGCTAAACTTTCAGGTCGAAATCAGGTGGTACTTGATCAGTCCTTGAATATGTTGTCGCTGATGGCCTGATGAGTGAGATCTGATCATCGCTTAATTTATAACTTATGATGGGGCGTTGCCGTGCGTGTATTTAGTTGTGTCATCGTTTTGATTTCTCTCATTTTTTCAAGTCTAGCTCAGGCAGAAGTTGAAGAAGACGGCCGTTATTGGCTCAATATTTATGCGCAAGGTAAATTGCCGGTAGAGAATTTATACTGGAGCATGGACACGCATCCGCGCTGGCGTGATGAGGGTAAGCATTTTGATACGCTGATTCTGCGCCCGTCCATTTTTTACAAGGTGACACCCAAGGCCAGTGTCTGGTTGGGTTATGACACGATTATCAATCATCCGGCAGGCGCCTCGGCCTATCAGGAAAACCGCTTGTGGCAGCAGTTTTCTTACCAGTTTGACCCGATTGGCGGCGTGAGCTTGAGCAGCCGTTCCAGGCTGGAAAACCGTGAGCGCGAGGACTTTAGCCAGCATGCCTATCGCTGGCGGCAAATGGTGCGCGCCAGTCTGCCTTCGAGCTTGAATCCGCAATTATCCTGGGTGGTGTATGACGAGTTGTTTATCAACTTTAACGATACGCACTGGGGTCCACGCAAAGGGTTTGACCAGAACCGCCTGTTTCTGGGCGTGAACTGGAAATTCAGTGACTTTAGCAATGCAGATATCGGCTATCTGAACCAGTTTATAAATACTAAAACCGTAGACCGTGAGAATCATGTCCTCATGACGGCGATCCGTTTTAATTTTTAGCGCAATCTGTCGTTAAATGCATATGAACTTAAGTAAGATTGTTTCGACTCTGTTGGTGTTGACCAGTAGTTTGCCACTGTCTGTCAAGGCGGAGGAGACGCCGGTAGCGGTGTCCTCACCCTTGAGCTTGAGTGGCTACCTCGAGACCTACTATGTGCGTGATTTTAATGATCCGCCCAACCATAAACGGCCCGACTTTATCTATAGCCATAACCGGGCCAATGATTTGAGCATCAATCTGGCCATGATCAAGGCCAGTTTGAATACGCAACGTGTGCGCGGCAATCTGGCGCTGGCTTCGGGCAGTTATATGCGCGCCAATTACGCTGCCGAGCCCAAAGACTTGCAGCATATTTTTGAAGCCAATGCGGGTGTCAAGCTTTCTGACAAACACGATCTCTGGCTGGATGCCGGGGTGATGCCCTCGCATCTGGGTTTTGAAAGTGCGATCGGCACCGAGAACTGGACGCTGACGCGGAGCTTGATGGCAGAGAGTTCGCCTTATTTTGAAACAGGGGCCAAACTCAGTTATACCTCTGCCGATGGCAAGTGGATGGCGAGTGGCCTGGTGTTGAGTG
It includes:
- a CDS encoding diguanylate cyclase; the protein is MVVGDKVKALIVDSSKSTRKILSSLLKKYEIEVEEAASPLQAIELLDGQHVDLLLFSYHHKSMNGIEFFKALPPKTRSSCVSLLVASNAIHQIAHESIEVGITACFSKLNISSLDTFIQNFAQAKRNKLQGRVLLIEDSPSLSQVYGERLASIGLDCEFCVDAEGAIQRISDNNYDLVITDFSLAGIGDGFSVISAIRNSHDAAKSRIPILAISGLNSPARRTQLLLNGANDFYSKDSSLEEFEIRVKHLLESYQLLLTYEMQYQTMQSLATHDALTKLYNRHYLRDVQQQVISEAYMSSKPLALIVADVDFFKQINDTYGHKIGDEVLAAAGALFANFFASELCFRIGGEEFLVILKNTTTLAASQYAQGFCDYFANQHLSGLNVTISAGVASYEYGDDFEHLFARADDALSKAKLSGRNQVVLDQSLNMLSLMA
- a CDS encoding DUF2490 domain-containing protein; this translates as MRVFSCVIVLISLIFSSLAQAEVEEDGRYWLNIYAQGKLPVENLYWSMDTHPRWRDEGKHFDTLILRPSIFYKVTPKASVWLGYDTIINHPAGASAYQENRLWQQFSYQFDPIGGVSLSSRSRLENREREDFSQHAYRWRQMVRASLPSSLNPQLSWVVYDELFINFNDTHWGPRKGFDQNRLFLGVNWKFSDFSNADIGYLNQFINTKTVDRENHVLMTAIRFNF
- a CDS encoding porin, with amino-acid sequence MNLSKIVSTLLVLTSSLPLSVKAEETPVAVSSPLSLSGYLETYYVRDFNDPPNHKRPDFIYSHNRANDLSINLAMIKASLNTQRVRGNLALASGSYMRANYAAEPKDLQHIFEANAGVKLSDKHDLWLDAGVMPSHLGFESAIGTENWTLTRSLMAESSPYFETGAKLSYTSADGKWMASGLVLSGWQRIRAPQGNTTPSIGHQLTYKPNDRVTLNSSSFIGNDKSDRARQMRYFHDFYGIFKLDEQWSLITAFDIGAEEKPPGEGDGYNVWLAPAVLAKYQYSSQFSVTGRVEYYQDRQGVIINTGTPNGFKTMGYSVNADYKVCPRVTVRAELRQLQSRDDIFNESGRRQTDQSLIAATAIAIQF